Part of the Rhipicephalus sanguineus isolate Rsan-2018 chromosome 5, BIME_Rsan_1.4, whole genome shotgun sequence genome is shown below.
GCAGAAATTTGTAGCGGCCGTAGGGAGTGCTCATGGTACATAGTAATGAACTTTCTTCGTCTAGCTTAATTTGCCAAAATCCTGAAGATGCATCTAGCGTTGAAAAGTACTTTGCCCCATGCAGGCGCGGAACTACATCCTCTAATGTCGGCATATGATAGTGCTCCCTCAGTATGGCCTTGTTCAAGTCCGAAGGATCTAGACAAATGCGCACTTTGTCGTTCCTAACTACTACTACCATGTGGCTTGCCCAGGCAGTAGGTTCAGTTACCTTTGCAATGACGAGGTCGTGCTCCATTTTATTGAGCTCTTGTTTCACGCGGTCTTGAAGAGCAACCGCGACTCTCCGAGCTGGCTTGACGCTCCCTCGTGCGCCTGGTTTGAGCTCGATGTGGTACGTAGCACCCTTCAGCTCCCCGAGGCCTTGGAATACATCATCGAAACCGGCACTTGGGTCATGGCTTGGCAGTGCGTCGACTGCGCGTACGCGGGATATTAGTCCTAAGCGCTCTGCAACACCGCCACTCACTGTTACCGGCACGGACTGGGGTACGATGAAAAATTCCACTTGACAGGTCTGAGCCATGTACGAAGTCGGTAAGGTGATTTTACTCAACGCTGTTTGCTTATGGCCGAAAAAAGCGCGCAAGGTGGTCGAGCATGGCTGCGCCGGCTGCGTAGTTAGTTTCCGAAGCGTCACTTCAGGCATGACACAGCAGTTAGCTCCCGTGTCAATTTTGCATTCAATCGCTGAACCAGCGATAACAATTTTCGCCGACCAACGGTCCTCACTGGAGATAGCATATGCTTCTAGGGCTTTTAGAAAGTACTCGTCTTCAACTCCTAAAACAACCTGCTTCACTTCGCGTGCGGCCGATCTAGGTGTTTGCTTTGGCTGACGGCACACACGAGCGAAATGATTGCTTCTGCCGCAATTGTTACAGTGTTTGCCCTGCGCCGCACACTTTCCATATTTGTGTTTTTCAAGACCGCAGCGCGTGCAAGGCGCTGTATTCTCTTTGATTGCGGCAATTGTCGGGTTGTCCGTTCTGGCTCTGATTTCTAGTAGCTGTTCTTTTGCTTGTTCCCTTGCGCGGCACATTTGCACTACTTTTGAAAACGAGGGGTTTTCCGAGAGGAGCTTCTGCTGGAAATCCTTATCTTTGATGCCAAGAATTATCCTGCTCCGAATCAGCCGTTCCTCAAGCTCGCCGAAATCGCATCTTCCCGCGAGGATTCGCAGCTGCGTAAGCCATTCATTGAACGACTCTCCCTCTTGTTGGTCCCTGGAGCCAAATCGGAATTCGTTAAAGGTGAGGTTCTCAGACGGCTTGAAATTTGCCTCGAACTTTGCTGAAATAATTCTGAGGTCTTCTTTATCGTCTTCGCTGTCGAACTTGAACGTATAGAATGTTCTTCTCGCGTCCTCGCCTATTGTCATCAAAAGGGTTGCGGCTTGAACATCCTTAGGCTGCTGGCTCAGTCCCGTCGCCGTAGCAAAAAGGTGAAACTCACGTTTCCATGCGGTCCAGTTGTAAAACGTGTCCCCAGACATGTCTAGTGGCCTCGGTGGCTGCAGCAGTGTTGACGCCATTCTCGCGACGGGCGTTTCCGGCCGGTCAGTGGGTTCATTCATTGCCGACTTGCGGTGGTATCAAACGAACCACCgcccccacttctgacaccatgtgaaCAGCCGAGCAGCAGGAAACGAAAGAACGCTTTATTGCGTGATGCCGGTGTATTTGTACATAGGCAGATCaggcttgcgcatgcgtggtCACTGCAATGCTTGATGACGTTGCGCCTGGTCACAAATATTTTGCTTTTGCTTGCGTTTCGGCGGTGAAACATCTGCATCAGGGCAAATAGAAAGCTCCAGTTATTACGGTGAATTACACAGAATAGAATACACCGCTTATTTCTAGCCCGGAAGCAGATGCCGGGAACTGCATTTAGCGCATAACACGCAGAAAGTAGCGCAAGGGCTCCTATTATAACTGCCCCGACTCTAGTGCGCCATTATATTAGAGGCTTACTCTTGTGCCAGTAATCACCGGGTCAGCGTAACATCCGAGGTTCCTATCGCCAAATTACGCAGCCACTTGTAATCTATGTTCATTATTTCTTCCGCATGCCATTATATGGTTTGAAGAGGGCTCTTGATGATAATAGGGACTGACTTGTTgattgaagaaaaaagaacaggtacTATTTTGCTGTCATCGCCCTCATAATCGCACATTTCAAATCTTCTGTCCACTTACAAAACTAGCTGTTAAAAACAAATTAAGGCAGATTAGCACTTGTGGTGCCTGGAAGagcagcggagctgggcggccttccttgtttctctttacttttctctttctttctctttctccctctttttttctatctttttattgtttctgcttcttcctatttctttctttttctctctatctatttctttcgatctctttctagctctttctatcattttttttcactttctttcctttctctctctatttttcgcttcctccttctttctctctctctctctctctttgattctctcttaaTCTTTCTGTTTATTGTCCTCCTGTGCCTTTCTGCTATTTCTCTCTTGCGCcagtttctttctctatctcactctccgtttctttctctctttctatctcttcgcttctttctctttctttatttctctctctctctctgactcgTTCCCTCGATAATCCGAGTTGTGACATTCCATGCCAGACAAATCGGCACTGCGGGTGAGCGCACACcaggcgcacatgttcggggagcaaagcagaagatgaagaagaggacgaagagagcgtgcgcgccggccgagttattgcgttgcgcgCGCGAGAAAGCGACATTTCATTCACGATGATGATACTTTGTGCAAACGCGCAACGACATAACGAAAAGAATAAGAGCTTCGCTgtgcaagaaaaagagaaaaaaaaatagcgcattCCAGAATTTTCTGATCACGTAACAACCTGTTCCTTCAGCGTTTTCAGTTGTGTTTCCCTTCACGGGCGCACGTTTTATTAATTGCGCGGCCCACCGTGTTACGCGCTATGTACGAAGGCTTAACAGCGAGAAGTAATAAATCCTTCACTGAAGCATCCGAAGCATACATAAGCTACAAAGAAACGCCAGGACTGCGAGTAAAACGCAGCACaccgcagtcacagcgaaagctgaaagagcggcatttttagagcccaTTGTATACTCTCTTGTGGCAAGCACACAAGCTACGTACCCACTTCGCCAAAAATTAtcatttttgggaagttgggaagcacccaccacgacattactcgtcattctgcggagaagcgaggcaccatctgtaCGGCAAtgtgtacactttgttgatgcggcggcagatgatgatgaacaattatggctgagccctctgtaatggggtggaagctttaaacgacacactagttacgtaattcgcattgcatgacgcccggtcattatttcagtctcccaccacgctatttaatatacgttgacgtgagaaaaaaagagagagggggaaagaacattattgagaccccgagcaaatcgatcatgggggccttatgggcttccttggccaccaaaagaagtgcacttgcgaggaacccactacgctataaatcatcataatttttctcaGGTAGGGAAGCAGCTATTAtaacatttttcgtcattctgcggataaccgCGGTATCcgttaaacacctgtaaggcattatgaacactttgttgatgctgtgcctgatgacgatgaagaattatggcagagccctttgtaatgggttggaagcattcgacaacccactcgttgcgcaattcgcattgtgtgacgcctggttacagaattcgcgttgtgtgaggcctggttgttattttactcttctaccacgctatattacgcatgttaatgtggtttcttgcCGACATGAattctgtatagggtctttttgcaaagcagtttcaagcaccggcgtggttctgaggtaaaatactgggctcctacgcagagggcccaggttcaaacaccgtttcatcctggatatttttttttttcatttcgcgtgatagtggtcacggacaccagCGGCTGCAGGAGCAacggcgcacaactacggcgccaaaaacggccgttgttgtgatatcacagcagctttcgctgtaaaacagcgtCGGCGCATGGACACGACCGAGCGCAGCGTCAGCCAAGTGTTTTGTGTGGGCGTCTTAAGTGACCAAGCAATTGGAGGCCCAGCACAGTAGTCGGCACGCTTCAATAAACAATCCAGGTGCAGAGGAGGCTTGATGATGGTATGAGAGAGGGACCGCGCAAATTAAATCGACACCTGCTACGGGGGCGTGCTTATAATTGCGGATGACAGCAAGCGCGCTCCTAGAACGGCGGCGCTTACACTCGTCGACCCACGAATAATTTCGAGAAAGATAATATTATCCCACGCtaggcattaaaaaaaacataaagaatGTGAGGAAGGACAAAACAATTAAAATGCAAGTGGCTAAAGTAGGCGTTCAAAGCAACATTATTATAAGCGTAGGTGCAGTGCCTCCCCTTGATGATCACGCCTACTCATCCGTGCCGAAGAATTCAGAGTGTTCTGTTCGAGAGAAACAAACAAGCCGTGATAAATATCGAGTGAACTCACAAAACTGTATCACGCGATGGAGACCCTTAGAAAGAGCTCTTCTAGAGTTTCCACCGTCGATGACTGCGTGGGTTCGTGGGAACTCATGTGGAACGTCGTTATCTGCCTGCAGGCAGTAATATGCCGCTTGTAACAGATCGGATATTCCATACTGAGAAGTCATCCTTTCCATGGCAACAAAAGTTTAAGCGATGCAGCGGCTCTCCAAATAATCACCAACGGCACTTTCCGCTAACGGGTGGCCGTCACTCGCGATCCTTCGTTGCCATGATACCTACC
Proteins encoded:
- the LOC125758586 gene encoding uncharacterized protein LOC125758586, producing MNEPTDRPETPVARMASTLLQPPRPLDMSGDTFYNWTAWKREFHLFATATGLSQQPKDVQAATLLMTIGEDARRTFYTFKFDSEDDKEDLRIISAKFEANFKPSENLTFNEFRFGSRDQQEGESFNEWLTQLRILAGRCDFGELEERLIRSRIILGIKDKDFQQKLLSENPSFSKVVQMCRAREQAKEQLLEIRARTDNPTIAAIKENTAPCTRCGLEKHKYGKCAAQGKHCNNCGRSNHFARVCRQPKQTPRSAAREVKQVVLGVEDEYFLKALEAYAISSEDRWSAKIVIAGSAIECKIDTGANCCVMPEVTLRKLTTQPAQPCSTTLRAFFGHKQTALSKITLPTSYMAQTCQVEFFIVPQSVPVTVSGGVAERLGLISRVRAVDALPSHDPSAGFDDVFQGLGELKGATYHIELKPGARGSVKPARRVAVALQDRVKQELNKMEHDLVIAKPQVRYMGHIFTQEGLCLDPGRVDDILHVPPPQNCKKLQVFLGMMNFVARFIPNISALSAPLRELLKKNTAWGSQK